One window of Pieris napi chromosome 1, ilPieNapi1.2, whole genome shotgun sequence genomic DNA carries:
- the LOC125055310 gene encoding RING-box protein 2 encodes MSGEDCEALDKGDNDSQKPDKMFTLKKWNAVAMWSWDVECDTCAICRVQVMDACLRCQGESKKDSYGKQDCVVVWGECNHSFHFCCMSLWVKQNNRCPLCQQEWSIQRMGK; translated from the exons ATGTCTGGTGAAGATTGTGAAGCACTAGATAAAGGTGACAATGATAGCCAAAAACCAGATAAGATGTTTACTCTTAAGAAATGGAATGCTGTAGCTATGTGGAGTTGGGATGTCGAGTGTGATACTTGTGCTATATGCAGAGTCCAGGTTATGG ATGCCTGCCTGAGGTGTCAGGGTGAAAGTAAGAAGGACTCGTATGGTAAACAAGACTGTGTCGTTGTATGGGGAGAGTGCAACCATAGCTTCCACTTTTGCTGTATGTCGTTGTGGGTGAAACAAAATAACCGTTGCCCGCTTTGCCAGCAAGAGTGGTCCATTCAGAGAATGGGCAAGTAA
- the LOC125055293 gene encoding facilitated trehalose transporter Tret1-like isoform X1, with product MSFNKNNPNPMGKIMGYLKQLSTEMGGSEQSRRVQNDEERLYRTRGPKYARVPSRPTLSASTTCTSLATSCGSQGTLSPNYATIPEIVSTESSSEDEPDSLENTRRHFQQLRQISLGNEFKYKMEMEIQSAKEDNLRNSVPYVKQLSTENNKAKADYSINGDGPSFGAAPKALYLWTQVFAAIAVSMGSLIVGFSSGYTSPALPSMNATLSITNEESSWVGGLMPLAALIGGIIGGPLIEYLGRKKTIIGIAIPFFLGWILIATAFNVFMVLAGRAFCGICVGVGSLAFPVYLGETLQPEVRGALGLLPTALGNTGILLAFFFGTYLNWSHLAYLGAALPVPFFLLMLATPETPRWYFTKGRAEDARKALQWLRGRNSNIDKELTALALSQEDSNRSGGNAFGQIFSRKYMRPVLIALGLMLFQQLSGINAVIFYASTIFKMAGSTLDENVCSIIIGVVNFVSTFIATAIIDRLGRKMLLYISSVSMIITLVTLGAYFYVRAVGIDLSAYGWLPLACLVIYVLGFSIGFGPIPWLMLGEILPSKIRGTAASLATGFNWTCTFIVTKTFHNIIVVIKMYGTFWLFAALCIAGLFFVIFFVPETRGKSLEEIEKKLTGSRRIRISSNKQTQNAC from the exons ATGAGTTTTAACAAGAACAATCCCAACCCCATGGGAAAAATTATGGGCTACCTAAAGCAACTTTCCACCGAAATG gGTGGAAGCGAACAGAGCCGGCGAGTTCAAAACGACGAGGAGAGGCTTTACCGGACACGTGGTCCTAAGTACGCCAGGGTCCCATCTAGGCCTACCCTCTCCGCTTCGACGACCTGCACATCTCTCGCCACATCTTGTGGCTCCCAGGGAACTCTTTCCCCTAACTACGCAACTATACCAGAAATCGTATCAACTGAGAGCAGCAGTGAAGACGAACCGGACTCACTTGAAAATACTCGCCGCCATTTTCAACAACTACGGCAAATAAGTTTAGGAAACGAATTCAAATACAAGATGGAAATGGAAATCCAAAGCGCAAAAGAGGATAACCTGCGCAATTCTGTGCCATATGTAAAGCAATTGAGTACGGAAAATAACAAAGCGAAAGCtgactattcaataaatggcGATGGACCGTCATTTGGGGCTGCTCCTAAGGCCCTTTATCTTTGGACTCAG gtaTTTGCTGCGATTGCCGTTTCCATGGGTTCATTAATCGTCGGGTTTTCATCTGGATATACCTCGCCCGCCCTACCTAGTATGAACGCCACATTATCTATTACAAATGAAGAG AGCAGCTGGGTTGGCGGACTAATGCCCTTGGCAGCACTTATTGGAGGTATTATAGGCGGTCCACTAATAGAATACCTTGGACGgaagaaaacaataattggtATTGCAATACCATTTTTCCTAGGCTGGATATTAATTGCTACCgcttttaatgtatttatggTACTTGCGGGTCGTGCATTCTGTGGTATATGCGTCGGCGTCGGAAGCCTTGCTTTTCCCGTATACCTTGGAGAAACGTTACAACCGGAAGTAAGAGGTGCCTTAGGGTTGCTTCCAACAGCCTTAGGAAACACTGGAATCCTTCTAGCCTTCTTTTTTGGAACATATTTGAACTGGTCTCACTTAGCATACCTTGGCGCTGCTCTACCAGTACCATTTTTCCTGCTTATGTTAGCTACACCAGAAACGCCAAGATGGTACTTCACAAAAGGCCGAGCTGAAGACGCACGAAAAGCTTTACAATGGTTAAGAGGACGAAACTCAAACATCGATAAGGAATTGACAGCTCTTGCACTCTCGCAAGAAGATTCAAACAGATCTGGCGGAAATGCGTTTGGCCAAATATTTTCAAGGAAGTATATGCGTCCAGTTTTGATAGCCCTAGGTCTTATGTTGTTCCAACAACTTAGTGGTATCAACGCTGTTATATTCTATGCTtccacaatatttaaaatggcTGGCAGTACTCTTGATGAAAATGTATGCAGTATAATTATCGGTGTTGTAAACTTTGTGTCTACATTTATTGCAACAGCCATTATTGACCGCTTAGGAAGAAAAATGCTGTTATATATTTCATCGGTATCAATGATTATAACCTTAGTAACACTCGGAGCTTACTTTTACGTGAGAGCTGTTGGAATTGACCTCAGTGCATACGGTTGGTTACCACTAGCTTGTCTCGTGATTTATGTTTTGGGATTCTCAATTGGATTTGGACCTATTCCGTGGTTAATGTTGGGAGAAATTTTGCCATCTAAAATTCGTGGTACTGCCGCTTCACTGGCGACAGGTTTCAACTGGACATGTACTTTCATTGTTACGAAAACATtccataatattattgttgttataaaaatgtatggtACATTTTGGTTATTTGCTGCTCTATGTATAGCTGGGCTATTTTTCGTTATATTTTTCGTACCAGAGACCAGAGGCAAAAGTTTGGAGGAGATTGAGAAGAAATTAACTGGTTCACGGAGAATTCGGATAAGTAGCAACAAACAAACTCAAAACGCATGCTAG
- the LOC125055293 gene encoding facilitated trehalose transporter Tret1-like isoform X2: protein MEMEIQSAKEDNLRNSVPYVKQLSTENNKAKADYSINGDGPSFGAAPKALYLWTQVFAAIAVSMGSLIVGFSSGYTSPALPSMNATLSITNEESSWVGGLMPLAALIGGIIGGPLIEYLGRKKTIIGIAIPFFLGWILIATAFNVFMVLAGRAFCGICVGVGSLAFPVYLGETLQPEVRGALGLLPTALGNTGILLAFFFGTYLNWSHLAYLGAALPVPFFLLMLATPETPRWYFTKGRAEDARKALQWLRGRNSNIDKELTALALSQEDSNRSGGNAFGQIFSRKYMRPVLIALGLMLFQQLSGINAVIFYASTIFKMAGSTLDENVCSIIIGVVNFVSTFIATAIIDRLGRKMLLYISSVSMIITLVTLGAYFYVRAVGIDLSAYGWLPLACLVIYVLGFSIGFGPIPWLMLGEILPSKIRGTAASLATGFNWTCTFIVTKTFHNIIVVIKMYGTFWLFAALCIAGLFFVIFFVPETRGKSLEEIEKKLTGSRRIRISSNKQTQNAC, encoded by the exons ATGGAAATGGAAATCCAAAGCGCAAAAGAGGATAACCTGCGCAATTCTGTGCCATATGTAAAGCAATTGAGTACGGAAAATAACAAAGCGAAAGCtgactattcaataaatggcGATGGACCGTCATTTGGGGCTGCTCCTAAGGCCCTTTATCTTTGGACTCAG gtaTTTGCTGCGATTGCCGTTTCCATGGGTTCATTAATCGTCGGGTTTTCATCTGGATATACCTCGCCCGCCCTACCTAGTATGAACGCCACATTATCTATTACAAATGAAGAG AGCAGCTGGGTTGGCGGACTAATGCCCTTGGCAGCACTTATTGGAGGTATTATAGGCGGTCCACTAATAGAATACCTTGGACGgaagaaaacaataattggtATTGCAATACCATTTTTCCTAGGCTGGATATTAATTGCTACCgcttttaatgtatttatggTACTTGCGGGTCGTGCATTCTGTGGTATATGCGTCGGCGTCGGAAGCCTTGCTTTTCCCGTATACCTTGGAGAAACGTTACAACCGGAAGTAAGAGGTGCCTTAGGGTTGCTTCCAACAGCCTTAGGAAACACTGGAATCCTTCTAGCCTTCTTTTTTGGAACATATTTGAACTGGTCTCACTTAGCATACCTTGGCGCTGCTCTACCAGTACCATTTTTCCTGCTTATGTTAGCTACACCAGAAACGCCAAGATGGTACTTCACAAAAGGCCGAGCTGAAGACGCACGAAAAGCTTTACAATGGTTAAGAGGACGAAACTCAAACATCGATAAGGAATTGACAGCTCTTGCACTCTCGCAAGAAGATTCAAACAGATCTGGCGGAAATGCGTTTGGCCAAATATTTTCAAGGAAGTATATGCGTCCAGTTTTGATAGCCCTAGGTCTTATGTTGTTCCAACAACTTAGTGGTATCAACGCTGTTATATTCTATGCTtccacaatatttaaaatggcTGGCAGTACTCTTGATGAAAATGTATGCAGTATAATTATCGGTGTTGTAAACTTTGTGTCTACATTTATTGCAACAGCCATTATTGACCGCTTAGGAAGAAAAATGCTGTTATATATTTCATCGGTATCAATGATTATAACCTTAGTAACACTCGGAGCTTACTTTTACGTGAGAGCTGTTGGAATTGACCTCAGTGCATACGGTTGGTTACCACTAGCTTGTCTCGTGATTTATGTTTTGGGATTCTCAATTGGATTTGGACCTATTCCGTGGTTAATGTTGGGAGAAATTTTGCCATCTAAAATTCGTGGTACTGCCGCTTCACTGGCGACAGGTTTCAACTGGACATGTACTTTCATTGTTACGAAAACATtccataatattattgttgttataaaaatgtatggtACATTTTGGTTATTTGCTGCTCTATGTATAGCTGGGCTATTTTTCGTTATATTTTTCGTACCAGAGACCAGAGGCAAAAGTTTGGAGGAGATTGAGAAGAAATTAACTGGTTCACGGAGAATTCGGATAAGTAGCAACAAACAAACTCAAAACGCATGCTAG
- the LOC125055302 gene encoding facilitated trehalose transporter Tret1, translating to MKILMRADTHCSIIVGESDYGKPKYTFSQVLAAIGVSLGSMIVGFSSAYTSPALATMKNSTTISVSEEDASWVGALLPLTAAIGGIIGGPLVDYLGRRRTLILTAIPFAIGWILIASANIVHLVLVGRAICGLCVGIASLAFPVYLGETIHPEVRGTLGILPTAIGNIGILICNAAGKYLDWSALAYLGAALSVPFLILMLPLPETPRWYLSQSKTEDARKALQWLRGKHANIDNEMQDIALSDAEIQNQSSFRDIFDKKYLKSISICLGLMAFQQFSGINAVIFYTVGIFKMAGSSVDENLSAIIVGVVNFVSTFIATGIIDRAGRKLLLYISSVTMTVTLMVLGTFFYVVNLETTSLGWIPLTCIMVYLLGFSLAFGPIPWLMMGEILPAKIRGAAASMCTSFNYLCSFIVTKTFYNLVKAIEPSGAFWLFGSICFTGLFFVIICVPETRGKSLEQIENKLTRRRNRSRRLSSIVNIKPLPSGC from the exons atgaAGATTTTAATGAGAGCTGATACACACTGTAGTATCATAGTGGGTGAAAGTGACTATGGCAAACCAAAGTATACATTTTCGCAG GTACTGGCAGCTATTGGAGTCTCGTTGGGTTCAATGATAGTTGGTTTCTCTTCAGCTTACACTTCACCAGCACTTGCTACTATGAAAAATTCAACTACTATTTCGGTGTCCGAAGAAGAC gcCAGTTGGGTCGGCGCGTTACTACCTTTGACTGCAGCGATCGGGGGCATTATCGGTGGACCTCTGGTAGATTACTTAGGACGTCGTAGAACGTTAATACTGACTGCAATACCGTTTGCTATCGGATGGATTCTGATAGCCTCAGCAAACATTGTCCACTTGGTACTTGTGGGACGAGCAATTTGCGGTTTATGCGTTGGAATTGCATCATTAGCTTTTCCAGTTTATCTGGGTGAAACCATTCACCCAGAAGTAAGAGGTACATTAGGAATATTGCCTACAGCAATCGGAAACATCGGAATCCTCATATGTAACGCAGCGGGTAAATATTTAGACTGGTCAGCACTGGCATATTTGGGGGCTGCTCTCTCTGTTCCATTTCTTATCTTAATGCTACCTTTACCAGAAACGCCGCGTTGGTATTTATCGCAAAGTAAGACAGAAGATGCCCGGAAAGCACTACAATGGCTTCGAGGAAAGCATGCAAACATTGATAACGAAATGCAAGACATAGCTTTATCCGATGCCGAGATCCAAAACCAGTCATCGTTTAGagatatatttgataaaaaatatctaaaatcgATTTCAATTTGTCTTGGTTTAATGGCTTTTCAGCAATTTTCTGGGATAAATGCTGTCATATTCTATACGGtaggaatatttaaaatggcCGGGAGTTCTGTAGATGAGAATTTATCTGCGATTATTGTAGGTGTCGTTAACTTTGTATCAACGTTCATCGCCACAGGAATCATTGATAGAGCGGGTCGAAAACTATTATTGTACATTTCTTCAGTTACAATGACTGTAACATTAATGGTATTAGGTACATTTTTCTATGTGGTTAATTTAGAAACGACAAGTTTAGGTTGGATACCTCTTACATGTATAATGGTTTATTTGCTTGGATTCTCATTAGCTTTTGGGCCAATACCATGGCTTATGATGGGTGAAATTCTACCTGCTAAAATAAGAGGAGCTGCAGCTTCAATGTGtacttcatttaattatttatgttcgTTTATAGTTACAAAAACGTTCTATAACCTCGTAAAAGCGATAGAACCATCGGGTGCATTTTGGTTATTCGGTAGCATTTGTTTTACAGGACTATTTTTTGTGATCATATGTGTACCTGAGACGCGAGGTAAAAGTCTCGaacaaatagaaaataaactaACACGTAGGCGTAACAGATCACGAAGATTAAGTTcaatagtaaatattaaaccACTGCCAAGTGGTTGTTAA